The following DNA comes from Euwallacea fornicatus isolate EFF26 chromosome 28, ASM4011564v1, whole genome shotgun sequence.
TTCAGCAATCAaatattttcgtcattttcttGATGGAAGACCTTTCACAATTTATACAGATCACAAACCACTCACTtatgcatttatttaaaaatctgaTAAAGCATCTCCTAGACAAATGAGATATTTGGATTACATCTCACAATTTTCAACTAACATACTTCACATAAGTGGTAAAAGCAACATTGTTGCAGATTCACTCTCTAGAATTCAAGTAATTTCTTTTCCGAATTCTATAGATTACGACGAAATAGCAAAAGCCCAGTCAACCGACTcagaaattaaacatattctCGAGAATCCCCAACTTACTTCACttcttttaaaacaatttcaagtTCCCAATGCACAGAGTTTGATTTATTGTGATGAAAGTAACTCTACAATTCGTCCTTTCATTCCCAAACAATTTCgtcaagttatttttaataaattccataACCTCTCCCATCCAGGTATAAGGGGTACCACAAAACTTATTTCATCTCGTTTCGTTTGGCCTTCAATGAACAAAGATATCCGAGAATGGACTCGTTCTTGTATTGGCTGTCAGAAAgcaaaaattcataaacatACCTCTACTCCtttcaaacaaattgaaattccagATTCTAGATTTCAAGACGTTCACATTGATATAGTAGGCCCCTTACCTCCTGCAAATGGTTTCACTTATTGTCTTACAGTTATTGATAGATTTTCTTGTTGGGCAGAGGCTTTTCCTATGATTAATATATCATCTGAAACTGTTGCCAATTGCTTCTACAGCAATTGGGTTTGTCGTTTTGGTGGCAGGTCATCACCTCCTCTTCCAATCCAACGTTGTGGGTATTCCTCATTTAAATGTTGCCttacatttaaagtaaaatgaggGGGTGTGCCATCATGCATAAACCAAAGATCACGACGAAGGAGTAAAGGCAAATCTTCTAATAAGATAGGTAGAGTTTGTACTAAAAAGTTCAAGTAGTTATCACCATTCAGCGTATCTGGCATTACAAAGggaccaacaataaaattatctactaTTCCAGCCCagacatttacattttatattgtttagactacaatgtaatttcttaaaaaggatgaacttatgcatacaggaaaatggtaaacactttgaacatGATTCATTGATTCATCAACATTGATTTGacagattaaatgaaaaacaattaaaccaacaatttacataagttaatttaattaattagtaagtgttattctcgcttgttgttgtttctttgttaattattatttttgttttctatttaataatatctgattttgaaaacttattgttatacctttactaataattatttttgaaaaacttaattttttttaacggaaaataattttaaggtaatttgcatgcatcatcaggcttagatgcatttttctctgaaaccgttgcttctagcgacgtcaataaagtataccttttctaagtataaaaggtagggcaaaaggtttttaaataccaaaataatatacaccgtggcacaaaaaagttacagagatttaaatgtgtcctaatggtcgcttgtggcgccccctagaagaaacaactaaatcattaataaatttgaatttcgtatcctaaaacaccctcaaatatgaaatttcgtgaaattaactcaaagaaatcgaaagatattaaagaaaatgtgatttttttttcaactttaacaccctgtagctccataattatcaacttttggactgagggaagtttagttaaatcgacttattttcactcaaacaatctgcggtattattttggccacgtaattcgaggacaccctgtataacatttTCTGCATTCTCAACCCACTGattcatttcaatatttgaatgaaTCTCACCATCAATTTGTGTCAGCACATTTGACATGTCTTGGTAGCTATGGCTGCCATTTATTTTGTAAAGAGCTTAAGGGAATCAGATCATCTGAGAGATAATCAGGTAAATTGCCTGATAAAAATTTGTCTCAACACTTTTCTAAAAGGTTCGTGGACACTTTTTGCCATGAATTATGGAGCACACAAACTGCATTCATAAGATTAACACTTTTAAGGCACTTAACAATATCATCCTCGTCTTCAAGTATTGAAAGAATGTGCGTTAAAAGGCCTTTTCGGTAGTTTAGATTCTTTAATGTGATAGCATTTTGATCCATGGACTGAATTCAAACTGTGCAATTTTGTGACAGAAACATAGTGAACATTTTTCTATGTTCAGTAAACAATTCCTCTTCAGAACAGTGACGTGATGCATTGTCAATCAACAATAAGGCTTTTTCAGgaatttgttggttttttgaaaattacttcaCTTGTTTGCAAAATGAATTGTGAAACCAGTCCTCAAAAATTGTACAAGCCATCCATGCATTACTTCTAGAGACATATTCCACAGGTAGTTTTGTTCTTGAGTGGCCTTGGATTCTTAGCTTTTCCAATAACAAGAAGTCGAAGTTTTTGGGTACCATCACCACTTGTGCAAGCTAGAAACGTGATTCGTTTTTTGATGGATTTTCTTCCGGGCGCCTTTGCTTTATTGCTGTGAACTAAGGTTTTATCGGGCAGCAACTTCCAAAAAAGACCCGACTCGTCAGCATTATAAATTTGCTGAGGAAGAAAATCGTGAGCTTCTATTACTTGCCTAAGATTGGCAATAAAGGGAGTTCCAGCAGTTGCATCTTTCGATAATTTCTCTCCGCAGAttttaagatgtctcaacccatgtcttttttaaaaattaagtatcCAGTTTCTGCTTGCAACAAATGTATCTTTTCCATAAATATTCTGGAAGAGCTGTCGAGCTTTGGCCCCTAGTATTTCATACGAAAGGAGAATATGTTTGCTTCGTTGTTTAATGAACCAAGTATACAATTCTTCCATCTCCGGATATTTTGCTTGCTGCAAGGCTTTACGAGAATCTGGTTCAGAATgataaattccaataaatctaaaatattgaTGAGTAAGTCATCATCAAAAGACATTCCCAAATAAACTAATCTTACCTCATTTTatcctcgtttttttttaatatcggaAATAGTAGACGTTCCGACGCCGTACTGTAGCGCAAGTGATTTACCACTaacatcattttttaatatgtctaatatttcacctttttgttttatagaCAAAGTAATATGTTTACGTTACGTTGAAACACACCCAGGCagcaaatatacagggttcgccgttactccggccttggttcctggtgtttttgcattaatatcaatatgaaatgtttagtacagtactcatttatattggaaagctgcatgatttaataatatttttgtttatacagagtgttccgttttcgctgggcagcataaagttttaattttttaaatagcaacccataattttttttatgccatttggtgaaaccttaatttataaggaaaatatattaaacattttttaaattggttgcggcgttgccatattagagaaatttctttaaaaatgcagcgtcagaaaaaaattaccacaAAACTGATGTTttctgaaatttgtttttgtaaagtagtaaatgaaagtcagtggtacttaaaaactttaaaacgtttttttaatgcaccttacttttttgtataagagcgcgaatttgcaaattttacaaattgctgaagctcgttttttttttaatggtacccatgattttATTCAAGTCcttctaatgtagtttttaattctctattaatttgcaataacatcttttcatctaacatttacagttatggagatatttacaaaaattcaatcaaattgcaacaggcATTATTATAATCTAACAGGTTTATTCTAGTAGAATTTGCCCGTTTATCTCCCGAACTATTTCTTCGGGAGTTTCCGCGACACCCAGACCTTCTCATTCATGTACCGGTTCATTTTCTCTAAACCTTTCGCACTCAGCATCTATTCACCCTTTACAACCCTTTCTCCTCTGTCCTCAGATATACCCTCCCTCGCACTATACGATAGGAGATATACCTGTGGCCACTCCTAATTTCCATACCCAGTTCAACTCTCCACTCCCGCACCCAGTCACTCACAGACGCCCCCGTCATGGTAACGTCAATCAGTGACCTGCCGTTTCGGTTTCCGAACGTCTACTCATCCTCGATGTTGTTGGGGACAAGCTCGGCCGCATTCAGGAACTCCTCCAGGACCCCTCCGTAAGCATTCACCTTTCCAGAGCCGAAACGCCCACTCTTTGCATTTAGGTTCCCAGCAATGAGGACCTTCCTGCCGTTACGCCCCCTAACACACCCCCCTAACCAATCGAGCCACGCCGTAAAGTCGGCGGTGTTCTTGTTCGGTAAGAAGTTCGCGAAGACGAGAGTGACGTCCTCCAGCTCCGCAACGACAAACCCCCGATCCCGGTGTAACGACTCCGACACCACATCCGGCGCAAGCCAAATGAATACGTCGTCCCACCTGTCCCGAATGAGTTCCCTTCCGGCTGCGAACGGTTCTTGCTCGAGCACCACATGGATGCCCTGCTCCTTGATCAACTGGAATATGAGGTCCATCGCGAGACGGCCTATGTCCAGGTTGATCTGCAGGCACCGCAGTCCCCTGTTCAACACCATGATCCCAGACATACCTCGCATTCACACACACAATTTCGTACACTCACCTGCGTCCCCACCTAGTTCCCTTCCGCTTTCCGCGGTGTCTCCCACCAAGGACTTCGGGAAGCTCGTGGATGGTGAGTCTTCCATCCGCTCCTCTCGGTTCGGTGTTGACGTCGCCACCGGCTGCTCCCCACCAGCCACTCCTGACATTCCCGGTTCGGATTCGGGCCCGGCTTTGGGTTTCCCTTTGGCTTTGGGTTTCCCCTTTGCCTCAGACACGCCCCCAGCCTTGGGTTTCCTCTCGGCATTGGGCTTGCCCTTGGCTTTGCCGTTAGCCCAGCACCCTGGTCCCCCGGCACTGTGTCCTCCCTCCTTGCAGTGGGGACAGTATCGCGAGGCACCACACGTCGCGGCCCTGTGGCCCCCACTACCGCACCTCGCGCACAACTGTGTTCTGTCCGCCCTCTTGCACTCATTGGTCTTGTGACCCTCCTCCCAGCAACGGAAGCACCGTCCCGTCTCTCGCCTCTCCCTCAGTCGGAACCGCGAGATACCCACCTGGAGGTCCGAGACCTGACGGACGCTGTCCGCCGCCTCTCCCTCGACCAGGAGGGTGGCATTTTGGCAGCTGCCAAAGCTCGGCCGAAGACTGAGTAGCCGTAGCTGCCTGTTCTCCACCCTCGCCGCAGTCGCCACTGCCCCCACCACCTCCTCTCCCGTGGTTACCCCACCTGGTTGGCGGTAGAAAACGAAGCGTTCCAGCGTCTCCGCTTTTTCTCCCCTACGCATCCTACAGGATTGCACAAGGAAGGACCGCCTCGTGGTCCTCCCTCAGTTCCCCCAGCTCTGGCATGGTAGCCAGCGTCCTCGCCTTCAGGGGGCTTGCCCCCTCCCACTATCACGGCTAGGTCGTTCTGGTACCCCTCGGATAAGGGGTCCCCACGCACCGTCTCCGTCCTTTGGAACAGACTCGCCTCCCATCTTTCCCGGATCGCCGTCATTAGTTCCCCGGAAGCTACGAGGCTGCGGATTCGTTCCCGCTGTTCAGCCGCCCTCTGTTTTTCTGCCGTCTCGGTCTGGACAGCGCAGGTGGTTGTTTCCACGCCTCCACTCAGCCTCTAAACCTCCTTCCTCAAGTCCTTGGCCTCCTTTCTCTCCCGTGCTTCCTCCTCCTTCTCGGTACGCGCAATGTTGCGTAGCACGCTCCTCAACGCCAATATGGCATTGATCAAGTCCTGCCCTGTAGGCCGTCCGCAGGACTCGATCTAGGTTAGGTCCTCCACCCTTGCCATGGTTCCTCAAATAGAGTAAACCCCTGAAAACTAGAGGAAGAAACGGTCCTCCGCCCTCCTCTGCTTTTCACCCTTAGGGGTATTAGCCGGAGACGGCATCTCTTCCGAGAAGACGAAGGAGAGTTCCTCCCTCATCATCCCCTCACTTGCCCTCCTTACCTCTTTTCCCGGTGATCCAATTCCCGTCCTCTCCCCTCCTTTCTCTCCTCCCTAACTCTTCCTCTCTATCTCCTTGGGTGGTGTTCGCTTGAGCTTAGCGCTCTTAGCGAACCCCTCCCCTGCCTCCATACTCTCCCATCTGTCCGGAAGACTGGTCTTCTTCTTTCTGGTTCTGGCCCCCCCTAGAATCCATGGGGTGAACACCGGCCACCGTGACTTGCACCCGGTCGGAACCGGCGGTGGGATTACCACTCACCTGGGGTATACGTTTTGTGTTACCACTcatcataaaaatcaaaagaaatttaaacacaTAATATACATTACAGCATCTAAGTACGTATAACGTAAGTATAGGATTTAGGATAGGTTTTTCCTAGGATTTTATAGGTAAGTTAAAGGACACTCCAAAGAGTCGACTTTTCCAGGGATCAGGTAAGTAGGACAAATTGCACTTTGGGATTTAAGTTCAATTTCAGCTTAGGTATCAGTAGGTTCGCCACACCTTGAACCCTAACGGGACCGCTAAGAACTGGACCCCCATCAGCCATGCATCCCGTCGGTGCGCATTTAACCTTAGGGTTTGGGAGGTATTTATAGTGGCCTCACCACCCGACCCCAAAGAATCCCCGCTAACCCAACTCACTCCAGTAGGAACAGTATTTCTACCATTCTACCAGTTAGAGCAGATGTTTAGGTGTGTTTGGTCTTTGGATAGGATAAATAATGATTCTCCGAAGAGCGTAAGTTTAATAGGATAACAGGTAAGTAGGAGGAAACTGCACTTTCGTAGGTAAGTACAATTTCAGCTAGAGTTGCGCAGACTCGTCACGTCTTTAACCCTATCCTCGAGGTGGCAGAGTCGAGAAACCTCAAGGTGATCCTCCTAGGATACGCTGGTGACCTCGCACTGGTGGTCTGCGGTGACGACGCCGAAGACATGAAGACAGAAACGAACGCCGCTAAAGCAAGATGCGAGAGATGGCTCCGAGAAAATTCTCTACAGCTAGCTCCAGAAAAAACGGAAGCCGTGATCCTGTGCGGAAGGAGAGACAAGAGAGAAATATCTTTCCGGAGATCACAAGATAGAACCACAAAAATCACTGAGATACCTCGGAGATCATTTCGGAGAGAACTTGTCCTTTTCGAACCATGTCTCCGAAATATGCAGAAATAGCATCAACATGCTTAGCCACCTACAGCGCTTGATGCCATCGATCGAAGGCCCTACGACACAAAAGAGACGCCTCCTATACGGAGTGATACAGTCGACGCTTCTGTACGCAGCCCTTGCTTGGGGACAAGTTAGAAGCGTCCGAAAGTACAGAAACATGATGCTGAGAGTCCAACGCAAAACACTGTTGAGAATCGTGTGCGCGTACCGCACGGTATCACTGGACGCAGTCCTGGTACTGGCCGGCGCTCCCCCCATCGACCTATTAATAGAAGAGAGAATTGAGCTGCACGGCAGACCACGAGTGACCGAAGCGGACAAGAAGGAGGTGCGTAAAACCACCATCGACAAGTGGCAGACCCAATGGACGTGCCTCCAGGACA
Coding sequences within:
- the LOC136347294 gene encoding uncharacterized protein, which gives rise to MVLNRGLRCLQINLDIGRLAMDLIFQLIKEQGIHVVLEQEPFAAGRELIRDRWDDVFIWLAPDVVSESLHRDRGFVVAELEDVTLVFANFLPNKNTADFTAWLDWLGGCVRGRNGRKVLIAGNLNAKSGRFGSGKVNAYGGVLEEFLNAAELVPNNIEDE